TGGTCTGCTGCAAACAGCCACAGGGCTGTCAAacggagaaggaggcagaggtcACCTCTGCTGCCTGGGGAGTCAGAACTAGGAAAATGCCAGAGAATTCCAGGATGCTGCTATTACCATCAGCTCTGACAGACAGAGCCCCAGGCAGGGAACTGATGGCCCACCTGAAGAGGAGCAGAGGGCAGGTttgtggggcagggtgggtggggcatcCTGCCCAGTACCTGAACCCTGGGCCAGCTCTAGTACCTACACAACTGTCTCCCAACCCCACAGATGAAGGCAGTGACCCCAGGCGTGCTGCCCCGCCAGGCGTGGACCCCAGGGAATACTGCATGTCCGACCGTGACATTGTGGAAGTGGTACGCACCGAGTATGTGTACACGCGGCCCCCACCCTGGTCCGACACACTGCCCACCATCCATGTGGTGACGCCCACCTACAGCCGCCCAGTGCAGAAGGCGGAGCTGACGCGTCTGGCCAACACACTGCTGCATGTGCCCAACCTGCACTGGCTGGTAGTGGAGGACGCACCCCGCCGCACCCAGCTGACAGCGCGCCTGCTGCGTGACACTGGCCTCAACTACACACATCTGCACGTGGAGACACCCCGCAACTACAAGCTGCGTGGCGATGCCCGCGACCCACGCATCCCTCGCGGCACCATGCAGCGCAATCTGGCGCTGCGCTGGCTGCGCGAGACCTTTCCCCGAAACTCCAGCCAGCCTGGGGTGGTGTACTTCGCTGACGACGACAACACCTACAGTTTGGAGCTCTTTGAGGAGGTGTGGACCAGgcagaaggcaggggaggggtgctCTGGTGTGGGAAATGAAGATGCTCCTGCGGAGGAGGCCCAGACTTCCAGAAGGGTCCCTTTGGGTAGGGATGCATGGGAAACAGGTGCAGGAGGGGCTCCAGGCCAGGGTGGGTGGAGACTGCAGGGACCtggagcagggatgggagggcTGGCCGTGGGCCTCAGCATTCCCAAGCATTATGGAGGGGAACGGAGGGGTGCTGGAGCTGCTAGACCACTGTGGTGGAG
The genomic region above belongs to Phyllostomus discolor isolate MPI-MPIP mPhyDis1 chromosome 13, mPhyDis1.pri.v3, whole genome shotgun sequence and contains:
- the B3GAT1 gene encoding galactosylgalactosylxylosylprotein 3-beta-glucuronosyltransferase 1 isoform X3, whose product is MPKRRDILAIVLIVLPWTLLVTVWHQSTIAPLLTAHKDEGSDPRRAAPPGVDPREYCMSDRDIVEVVRTEYVYTRPPPWSDTLPTIHVVTPTYSRPVQKAELTRLANTLLHVPNLHWLVVEDAPRRTQLTARLLRDTGLNYTHLHVETPRNYKLRGDARDPRIPRGTMQRNLALRWLRETFPRNSSQPGVVYFADDDNTYSLELFEEMRSTRRVSVWPVAFVGGLRYEAPRVNGAGKVVGWKTVFDPHRPFAIDMAGFAVNLRLILQRSQAYFKLRGVKGGYQESSLLRELVTLNDLEPKAANCTKILVWHTRTEKPVLVNEGKKGFTDPTVEI